Proteins co-encoded in one Desulfobulbaceae bacterium genomic window:
- a CDS encoding chemotaxis protein CheB, which translates to MEAQSNTKEFPVVCVGGSAGGLEAYTRLLKHLPNDMGVAIVIVNHLRTVATQLHEILPRFTEMPVELITENLLIKPNHLFIIPSQRDLHVLDGEFRLKPISKPHGWPDVITVFMRSLTRNWDGKLIAVIVSGYDGDGADALCGIKEVGGITIAQKPSTAKQPDMPESAIASGCIDFILSPEDIAQKIIQIANRVSTPPVNSFKKTREKFEQVKR; encoded by the coding sequence ATGGAGGCCCAAAGTAATACAAAAGAGTTTCCTGTTGTCTGCGTTGGCGGTTCAGCCGGGGGCCTTGAAGCATATACCCGACTGCTGAAACATCTGCCAAATGACATGGGTGTGGCAATTGTTATTGTTAATCACCTGAGAACCGTGGCTACCCAACTCCATGAAATTCTGCCGCGCTTCACAGAGATGCCGGTTGAACTGATCACCGAAAATTTACTAATCAAGCCCAACCATCTGTTCATCATCCCGTCACAGCGTGATCTCCACGTTCTTGATGGCGAGTTTCGCCTCAAGCCGATCTCAAAACCCCATGGCTGGCCCGACGTCATTACAGTTTTCATGCGCTCCCTGACCCGGAACTGGGACGGCAAACTTATCGCAGTCATTGTCTCCGGATATGATGGTGACGGAGCCGACGCGCTGTGCGGCATAAAAGAAGTGGGGGGCATCACCATCGCTCAGAAGCCCTCCACCGCCAAGCAGCCTGATATGCCGGAGAGCGCCATCGCCAGTGGATGTATAGATTTTATTCTTTCACCTGAAGATATCGCTCAGAAAATTATCCAAATTGCAAACAGGGTATCAACTCCCCCTGTAAACAGCTTTAAAAAAACAAGAGAAAAATTCGAACAGGTAAAACGATGA
- a CDS encoding phage holin family protein yields MNDKNTNKDTSTSRQSIAEFVGQLVDNVSALARDEIKLVIQEIREKIRTIRCGVMTIAAGAAIAFAAFLSLCAALIIGLTSYMTLVMATLTTGTALALTATVIVFFGYRQLKR; encoded by the coding sequence ATGAACGATAAAAATACCAACAAGGATACTTCAACATCTCGCCAATCAATCGCTGAGTTTGTGGGACAGCTTGTCGACAATGTATCGGCACTGGCTCGCGACGAAATAAAACTCGTGATCCAGGAGATTCGCGAAAAAATCAGAACTATTCGCTGTGGAGTCATGACCATCGCAGCTGGCGCGGCCATCGCCTTTGCCGCATTTCTGTCTTTGTGTGCTGCACTGATTATCGGGCTCACCTCCTATATGACTCTCGTTATGGCGACACTTACTACAGGAACGGCACTTGCCTTAACCGCTACCGTCATTGTCTTCTTCGGCTATAGGCAACTGAAAAGATAA
- a CDS encoding PAS domain-containing protein, translating into TVPVKKEDKKKIVTAKSITSKKEALSKKVKTSAASVPTNLKSASPLRQSLPIVGIGSSAGGLEAAEAFFSAMPSETGCAFVLVPHLAPTHVSIMPELIQKQTTMKVVQITDGISVQPDSVYVVPPNRDLSILNGTLQLMEPDHPRGAHLPIDRFFTSLALDQGTNAVCIILSGTGRDGTLGAKAIKAESGMVMVQDETSAKYDGMPRSAIATGIADYVLPPSEMPRQLLKFLRHAVRSSTPMIINDEDNMPNHLQQICIILRSRTGHDFSLYKKNTLLRRIERRMHVHQIDKVNEYVLFLQKSEVETDTLFKELLIGVTSFFRDTSAFEALGEKFLPDLLKDKPNNYVMRVWVAGCSSGEEAYSLAILLQEVLERLNRRINIQIFGTDIDAEAVSSARAGIFPASIAADVGETRLQRWFIKEDAHYRIKKSIREMLVFAEQSIIKDPPFTKLDLLSCRNMLIYFGPELQKRLMPIFQYCLKPAGILFLGSSESIGQSHDFFTVLDKKWKLYSRRPVSFVARRVLEMPPMPLTKPRPHLQQPDAVRKAEEMSAFQLVETILKQVKAPPCVIIDEACDIIYLHGHIGRYLEPASGKVSINILDMSRPGLKPGLASAIRESAANMQECVRKDIAIEHDIGLINLDLTVKPILEHSALHGLTMVIFNEVDSNAATKKRNRKAPKPQAKNSAVEMIEQELRYTRENLQTTIEELETSNEELKSTNEELQSTNEELQSTNEELETSKEELQSLNEEATTVNAELQSHIDELSKANDDMKNLLDRTQLATIFLDLDLCVRRFTPKAVEIIPLTSIDYGRPIKHFATALIDTDLAADASSILQDLGMKEQEVRSENGDCFRMRTRPYRTMNNVIDGVVITFENITELKNTQEALNKVNAKLEKRNKSLNATK; encoded by the coding sequence AACAGTGCCTGTAAAAAAAGAAGACAAAAAGAAGATTGTCACAGCCAAGTCGATTACCAGCAAAAAAGAGGCCCTCAGCAAGAAAGTCAAAACCAGCGCCGCCTCCGTGCCGACAAACCTGAAATCTGCCTCACCGCTACGACAATCGCTGCCCATTGTCGGAATTGGCTCGTCAGCAGGCGGCCTGGAGGCCGCCGAGGCCTTTTTTTCGGCGATGCCCAGTGAGACAGGCTGCGCATTTGTACTCGTCCCGCATCTGGCACCAACCCATGTCAGCATCATGCCCGAACTGATCCAGAAACAGACCACAATGAAGGTCGTCCAGATCACGGACGGGATCTCCGTGCAGCCGGACAGCGTCTACGTTGTCCCACCGAATCGAGACCTTTCCATCCTGAACGGCACCCTGCAGCTTATGGAACCGGATCATCCCCGAGGCGCCCATCTGCCCATTGACAGGTTTTTCACCTCGTTGGCCCTGGATCAGGGGACAAATGCGGTATGCATCATTCTTTCCGGCACTGGAAGGGATGGCACCTTAGGGGCAAAGGCGATTAAAGCCGAGTCCGGCATGGTCATGGTGCAGGATGAAACATCCGCTAAATACGATGGTATGCCCCGAAGCGCTATTGCCACCGGTATTGCCGACTATGTGTTGCCGCCCTCCGAAATGCCCAGGCAACTGCTCAAATTTCTGCGACACGCGGTTCGCTCGTCAACACCAATGATTATCAATGATGAGGACAACATGCCAAATCACCTGCAGCAGATCTGTATCATTCTGCGCAGCCGCACCGGGCATGACTTTTCCCTCTACAAAAAAAACACCCTCCTGCGCCGCATCGAAAGAAGAATGCATGTTCACCAGATCGATAAGGTCAATGAATACGTACTCTTTCTACAGAAAAGCGAGGTTGAAACCGACACCCTCTTCAAGGAACTGCTGATCGGGGTAACCAGTTTCTTCCGAGACACCAGTGCCTTTGAGGCGCTCGGTGAAAAATTTCTGCCCGATCTGCTGAAAGACAAACCAAATAATTATGTTATGCGCGTCTGGGTCGCCGGCTGTAGCAGCGGCGAAGAGGCCTATTCCCTCGCCATCTTGTTGCAGGAGGTACTGGAGCGGCTCAATCGACGGATCAACATCCAGATTTTCGGCACCGACATTGACGCTGAAGCCGTCAGCTCAGCGCGGGCCGGTATATTCCCGGCCAGCATTGCCGCTGATGTCGGAGAAACCCGCCTGCAACGCTGGTTTATCAAAGAGGATGCTCACTACCGCATTAAAAAATCGATCCGTGAGATGCTGGTCTTTGCCGAGCAGAGTATCATCAAAGACCCACCCTTTACCAAGCTGGATCTGCTTAGCTGCCGGAATATGCTTATTTACTTCGGCCCGGAATTACAGAAACGACTCATGCCGATTTTTCAGTACTGTTTAAAGCCGGCCGGCATTCTTTTTCTGGGCTCTTCGGAATCCATTGGCCAGTCTCATGATTTTTTTACCGTGCTCGACAAAAAATGGAAGCTGTACAGCCGCCGACCGGTTTCGTTTGTTGCCCGCCGGGTGCTGGAGATGCCGCCGATGCCTTTGACAAAGCCCCGACCGCACCTGCAACAGCCCGATGCCGTCCGAAAAGCGGAAGAGATGAGTGCTTTCCAACTAGTCGAAACGATTCTCAAACAAGTCAAGGCCCCGCCCTGCGTTATTATCGACGAGGCCTGCGATATTATTTATCTCCATGGCCATATCGGCAGATATCTGGAGCCGGCCAGCGGCAAAGTAAGCATCAATATTCTCGACATGTCACGTCCCGGATTAAAACCAGGGCTGGCCTCGGCAATCCGTGAATCAGCGGCCAACATGCAGGAATGTGTCAGAAAAGACATTGCCATAGAGCATGATATCGGTCTTATCAACCTTGATCTGACCGTCAAGCCGATTCTGGAACATAGCGCTCTGCACGGCCTGACTATGGTTATCTTTAATGAGGTTGATTCTAATGCCGCCACGAAGAAACGTAACCGAAAGGCGCCCAAACCGCAGGCAAAAAACAGCGCTGTCGAAATGATCGAACAGGAGCTGCGCTATACCAGGGAGAACCTGCAAACAACTATCGAAGAGCTTGAAACCTCAAATGAAGAGCTGAAATCTACCAACGAGGAGCTGCAATCCACTAATGAGGAGCTGCAGTCCACCAATGAGGAACTAGAAACCTCAAAGGAGGAACTCCAATCCTTGAATGAGGAGGCCACAACGGTTAACGCCGAATTACAGAGCCATATCGATGAACTCTCGAAAGCCAACGATGACATGAAAAACCTGCTTGACCGCACTCAGCTTGCCACCATTTTTCTTGATCTCGATCTCTGCGTCAGAAGGTTCACCCCGAAAGCTGTGGAGATTATTCCCTTGACCAGCATTGATTATGGCCGCCCCATCAAACATTTTGCCACCGCTTTAATTGATACGGATCTGGCGGCGGACGCCAGCAGTATCCTTCAGGATCTCGGTATGAAGGAACAAGAAGTTCGCAGTGAGAACGGCGACTGTTTTCGCATGCGGACCCGTCCCTATCGCACAATGAACAATGTAATCGACGGTGTGGTTATCACCTTCGAAAATATCACCGAGCTCAAAAACACCCAGGAAGCGCTCAATAAAGTGAATGCAAAATTGGAAAAACGAAATAAGTCATTGAACGCTACCAAATAG
- a CDS encoding response regulator, with protein MDKKKQNALRRRAEEKLGHKNVVLADTLNEDLRKVLHELHTYQIELELQNEELRTVQEELVQSRDQFVDLYDFAPIGYLTVSDKNIIMEANLTLAKLLNEERKSLFGQLFSNFILQEDQDVFYSNFRDFMASPSRHSFNLRMLRRDNGWFWGKLSCVPWPETNKSVGSIRIALHDITDAKRQEDELIKVKKLEATATLAGGIAHDFNNLLAIIMGNIEMAQQDSALGRPNETKLHNAQQAALRAAELTKKFLTFSAGGEPTQMPISVEEFLTDTVSLALGGSNIGFECIFQEDLWSTVTIDASQMALAISNVINNAMEAMPQGGMIRIVTENADSIPGQKPKLEKDLAVRYVKISIQDQGPGIPEHTLPQVFDPYFSSKPMGSIKGLGMGLTIAYSILRKHGGAINIASQQDQGTTVTIYLPVSEEPVVLEEILSRQALPSNKKILVMDDEKMLRELTRHMLERSGYQVEVACDGDEAIQLYKKAEELGLPFGAVILDLTIKGGMGGMETIKQLKEIDPQVRAIVASGYANDPVMSNFKSYGFLKALHKPYQLEELEKTLGSIVG; from the coding sequence ATGGACAAGAAAAAACAGAATGCGCTACGCCGACGGGCGGAAGAAAAGCTTGGTCACAAAAATGTGGTCTTGGCCGATACCCTCAATGAAGACCTGCGTAAGGTACTTCACGAGCTGCACACCTATCAAATCGAACTTGAACTTCAAAATGAGGAGCTGCGCACGGTCCAGGAAGAACTTGTCCAGAGCCGCGACCAGTTTGTTGACCTTTATGACTTTGCCCCCATCGGCTATCTCACGGTGAGTGACAAAAACATTATTATGGAGGCCAACTTGACCTTGGCCAAGTTGCTCAACGAAGAGAGAAAGTCGCTATTCGGGCAGCTTTTTTCCAACTTTATTCTGCAGGAAGATCAAGACGTTTTCTATTCAAACTTCAGGGACTTTATGGCCTCACCAAGCAGGCACTCATTTAATCTGCGCATGTTGAGAAGAGATAACGGTTGGTTCTGGGGCAAACTGTCCTGTGTTCCATGGCCGGAAACGAACAAGAGCGTGGGCAGCATCAGGATAGCCTTACATGACATCACCGACGCCAAGCGCCAGGAAGACGAACTTATAAAGGTTAAAAAACTTGAAGCAACAGCCACGCTCGCCGGCGGCATTGCCCATGACTTCAATAATCTGCTGGCTATAATCATGGGCAACATTGAGATGGCCCAGCAAGACAGTGCTCTTGGCCGTCCAAATGAGACAAAATTGCATAATGCCCAGCAGGCCGCCCTGAGAGCCGCCGAATTGACAAAGAAATTCCTCACTTTTTCTGCGGGTGGCGAACCGACCCAGATGCCCATCTCCGTGGAAGAGTTTCTTACCGACACAGTAAGTCTTGCCCTTGGTGGATCAAATATCGGTTTTGAGTGTATTTTCCAGGAAGACCTGTGGTCTACGGTTACGATCGACGCAAGCCAGATGGCCCTGGCCATTAGCAATGTGATCAACAATGCCATGGAGGCGATGCCACAGGGAGGGATGATTCGCATTGTCACTGAAAATGCTGACTCCATCCCCGGGCAAAAACCAAAGCTTGAAAAGGATCTAGCGGTCAGGTATGTTAAAATCTCAATTCAGGACCAAGGCCCCGGCATACCAGAGCATACCCTTCCCCAGGTATTTGATCCATATTTCTCATCAAAGCCGATGGGATCGATAAAAGGGCTGGGCATGGGGCTTACAATTGCCTACTCTATACTCAGAAAGCATGGCGGAGCCATTAATATTGCCTCTCAGCAGGACCAAGGAACAACTGTTACGATCTATCTGCCTGTGAGCGAAGAGCCGGTCGTTTTAGAAGAGATTTTATCTCGACAGGCCCTTCCGAGTAACAAAAAAATTCTGGTGATGGATGATGAGAAGATGCTGCGAGAGCTGACTCGGCATATGCTTGAACGATCCGGGTATCAGGTTGAAGTGGCATGCGACGGTGATGAAGCCATTCAACTCTATAAGAAGGCGGAGGAACTTGGCCTGCCGTTTGGCGCGGTTATCCTCGATCTGACCATTAAGGGTGGCATGGGAGGTATGGAAACGATTAAACAGTTAAAAGAGATCGACCCGCAGGTCAGGGCTATCGTTGCCAGCGGCTATGCCAATGATCCGGTGATGTCGAACTTTAAGAGTTATGGGTTTCTTAAGGCACTCCATAAACCGTATCAGCTCGAAGAGCTTGAAAAAACACTGGGGAGTATTGTTGGCTGA